One window of the Elusimicrobium sp. An273 genome contains the following:
- a CDS encoding permease, with translation MFSIFTKIADALTAWMGLSPDTHLGSAIHFFIEDITKIFVLIYVLIFIISLFRSQLSPQKVREYLSGKNRWYGYFLAVFLGIVTPFCSCSSIPLFIGFITAGIPLGITMAFLISSPLVSEIATFMLISMKGAGVGVAAVYVLCGSLIAVLGGWLADRLHLERLCTYQAPQTVQPACSCSSPKTKSQQLRELTAYAHSFAWDTLKSIWLYVLAGLLVGALIHGYVPVAFLSKYLGADNPWAVPLASVIGAPMYANHVSVIPVIQALLLKGVPLGTALVILMSITAISLPEMMMLKKVLSVKMIALFTLYLIVSFICVGYILNWIL, from the coding sequence CTTGGGCAGCGCGATACACTTTTTTATAGAGGACATTACCAAAATTTTTGTTCTTATTTACGTTTTAATTTTTATTATTTCGCTCTTTCGTTCCCAGCTCTCGCCGCAAAAAGTGCGGGAATATCTGTCCGGCAAAAACCGATGGTATGGTTACTTTTTAGCGGTCTTTTTGGGCATTGTTACGCCTTTTTGCTCGTGTTCGTCCATTCCGCTGTTTATCGGATTTATCACCGCGGGCATTCCGCTCGGCATCACCATGGCTTTTCTTATCAGCTCTCCGCTGGTCAGTGAAATTGCCACTTTTATGTTGATTAGCATGAAAGGGGCCGGGGTGGGCGTAGCCGCGGTATACGTGCTGTGCGGCTCGTTGATTGCCGTTTTGGGCGGCTGGCTGGCAGACCGGCTGCACTTGGAACGTTTGTGCACGTATCAGGCCCCGCAGACCGTGCAACCGGCTTGTTCGTGCAGCTCCCCTAAAACGAAATCCCAGCAGTTAAGGGAACTGACGGCTTATGCGCACTCTTTTGCATGGGATACTTTAAAAAGCATCTGGCTTTACGTGCTGGCGGGGCTCTTGGTGGGAGCGCTGATTCACGGATATGTGCCGGTAGCCTTTTTAAGCAAATATCTGGGGGCAGACAACCCCTGGGCCGTGCCGCTCGCGTCGGTCATCGGGGCGCCTATGTATGCCAATCACGTAAGTGTTATTCCCGTCATACAGGCTTTGTTGTTAAAAGGCGTTCCGCTGGGAACGGCCCTGGTTATTTTAATGAGTATCACCGCCATTTCACTGCCGGAAATGATGATGCTTAAAAAAGTACTTTCCGTAAAAATGATCGCTTTGTTTACGTTGTATCTGATTGTATCTTTTATCTGTGTAGGATATATTTTAAACTGGATATTATAG
- a CDS encoding MTH895/ArsE family thioredoxin-like protein, giving the protein MKIQILGMGCSKCHILFNNTQAALQELGLPAELEKVEDFDRIAQAGVLQTPALRVDGKVILSGQTATVERLKSLLADCQSASSPSGNAQAKH; this is encoded by the coding sequence ATGAAAATTCAAATACTGGGCATGGGCTGCAGCAAATGCCATATTTTATTTAACAACACCCAAGCGGCGCTGCAGGAACTGGGATTGCCTGCCGAGTTGGAAAAAGTGGAAGATTTTGACCGGATTGCCCAAGCCGGCGTACTGCAAACCCCGGCGCTGCGGGTGGACGGAAAAGTAATTTTGTCCGGCCAAACGGCAACGGTGGAACGGCTCAAAAGCCTGTTGGCGGATTGCCAAAGCGCAAGTTCTCCGTCGGGAAATGCGCAAGCTAAACATTAA